The proteins below are encoded in one region of Pelecanus crispus isolate bPelCri1 chromosome 4, bPelCri1.pri, whole genome shotgun sequence:
- the STBD1 gene encoding starch-binding domain-containing protein 1: MARDSGPPVLRQPAAAPRSAPAAAALPAEARGWGWLAAGLWPALVVGLLAALVAWLWYGGGDGRGEEGDEGSPQARGEAAAEDLLASGEQVLLEAKAAALSGPRKPGEDAAAVPRKELNHVPSGGVSGEPLEVEQPLPKRGATDAREHPAETRGSQAGELRPQMGEASDGWCAMNLAGASDGACKDRSEEQPGQPAESRDLDHEEWEVVSEHTAWGEAGKNSSVDDDCDSKEWEQGDCPDGDLRAKRVAAVPPMLQNIHVTFRVHYITHSDTQLIGVTGDHECLGQWQSYVPLKYDKDGFWSESISLPADTRVEWKFILVEDGKVRRWEECGNRTLVTEHEDRIVHQWWGYH, translated from the exons ATGGCCCGTGACAGCGGCCCGCCCGTGCTGCGGcagcccgccgccgcgccgcgctccgcccccgccgccgccgctctcccCGCCGAGGCCcgcggctggggctggctggcagcggggctgtggCCGGCGCTGGTGGTGGGGCTGCTGGCCGCCCTCGTCGCCTGGCTCTGGTACGGCGGCGGCGACGGGCGAGGCGAGGAGGGCGACGAGGGGTCCCCGCAGGCGAGGGGCGAGGCGGCCGCAG AGGATCTCCTGGCGAGCGGCGAGCAAGTGCTGCTGGAGGCCAAGGCTGCTGCCCTGTCCGGCCCTCGGAAGCCAGGGGAGGATGCAGCGGCCGTACCGAGGAAAGAGCTTAACCATGTTCCCAGCGGTGGAGTTTCAGGCGAACCTCTGGAGGTGGAGCAGCCGCTCCCGAAGCGGGGCGCCACCGACGCCAGGGAGCATCCAGCTGAAACGCgtggcagccaggcaggagaaCTGAGACCCCAGATGGGAGAGGCAAGTGATGGATGGTGCGCAATGAACTTGGCAGGAGCCTCCGATGGCGCCTGTAAGGACAGAAGTGAGGAGCAGCCGGGTCAGCCAGCTGAGAGTAGGGACTTGGACCACGAAGAGTGGGAAGTTGTTTCTGAGCACACGGCCTGGGGGGAGGCTGGCAAGAACAGCAGCGTCGACGACGACTGCGACAGCAAGGAATGGGAGCAAGGAGACTGCCCCGACGGGGACCTGAGAGCAAAGAGAGTTGCGGCCGTGCCCCCCATGCTCCAAAACATCCACGTGACTTTCCGCGTGCACTACATCACGCACTCTGACACTCAGCTGATCGGCGTTACTGGCGACCACGAGTGTCTTGGCCAGTGGCAAAGCTACGTTCCCCTCAAGTACGACAAGGATGGCTTCTGGTCCGAATCCATTAGTCTGCCGGCAGACACCAGAGTGGAGTGGAAATTTATCTTGGTGGAGGATGGGAAGGTGAGGCGTTGGGAAGAATGCGGTAATAGGACCCTAGTGACTGAACATGAAGACCGAATTGTTCATCAGTGGTGGGGATACCATTAA